Genomic DNA from Hordeum vulgare subsp. vulgare chromosome 2H, MorexV3_pseudomolecules_assembly, whole genome shotgun sequence:
GGCGCTTGGAGAGGACTTGGACTTACGACATATACATGTAGCGTATGACTGTAAGGTGGTTGTTGAAGATATCAAAAGGAAGAGcggggcagactacggggccatcaTCCATGAGAttgttcttttttcttctagtttttctAGCTGTAATTTTGTCCATGAGTTTAGGAGCTCGAATGTCAGTGTCACAATTTAGCGAAACATGCTTTGCGTCTGGGGTTGGATCGTCATGTTTAGTTAGGCCATCCCGACGATCTACCAATTCGTCCGTGTAAACATTCTGACGGGTTAATAAAGTTTCATGGATTgtctcaaaaaaaagaaaaaaattattaCAAATCATAGTCTATAAAATACAAGAGATATGCCCGGATACTCTAACAAAACTAACTATGTGCGAAACTTGATTTTTGACATATATTCACTAGCAAGAAAATATGTGCAGATAGGAGCAACTCCAACcgaccgacccaaacggacgacgcttttgtccgctttttgtccattttggtcgGCCATGCGGACACCAACATCCGCTTCCGTGTTTGGGTCGGCGCATGCGTCCAACACTAACCCGACCCATTTTAACGACGCGTGAAAAAAAAATGCAAACATTTctgaaaataataaaaaaattattaattaaacattaaagctGACCACGAAGGCCGGAGAGAGTCCACGATGTCCccattacattaattaaacattaaaaaaatCTAAACTACGAGACATCGCATTGCCCTAGGCGTCCTCATCATCGACGTCGGGGCTGGTGAGGTCGATCAACGTCGGTGCAGGGCCGGTCCAGAGAACACCGTGTTCCAGACAACGTTCATGTCAGGGGCGGACAGTGTCGTCGCTGCCTGTGCCTCTGTTGTTTGTCCCGCCTGCGCAGGCGATGCTGGTGGCAGCGGAAGCGCAGCacgggcgtgctcctcctccttcctctccagcCGTTCCTCCTCCGCTTCCCGCTCCAGTTGGCGCTCCAGCTTGAAATGTCGCTCGCCGTTGGCGCCCTCCTTtgccggccgccgcgccctccattGTTGAAGGTAGGCGGCCTCCTGCTGCGGTGTCGTGCCCAACCAGATAGGCGGCGTGGTGACCCACTCGTGGAGGCAGccggtccactggtagacctTCGGTTGTGGCTCCGTGGGCTAGGGCTCAGTCTTCGGTGGAGTGGCACGACGCAGTCGCTGGTGGCAGACAACGCGATGGCCTCTGCGAGTTGCGCCTCATACGTCGCGTCCTCATCATCAGCCTTGCGccgctcttcctcctcgctctcACGGAGTGCGGCTGTCAGCGccgcctggtaggcggcctcCGCCTCCTGGTCCTCATCGCGAACGACGAGCGGGGGCGAAGGAGGGCCTGACTGCATGTCATGCACGTCGCGCCGGCGCTGCTACTCGTGCTCGAGCACGAACCAGACCTTCCAGTCGGGAGAGGCGGCCGCGTAGATAGGGTTGAGCCACTGCTCCGGCGTCAGCTGCTGCCGCCGGTGACTCACCTCCTCCTTGTGCGCCCGTGCCGACAGCGGCACGGCCAGCACCGGgatccttttgttggtgttaatgcataaaaccagcgctactggcaaggataaaaccagcgctactgataGCCTTTTGTCCTACTAGTGAGGACTAGCGGCTGGATTCCGCCAACAATGGGCACGGTCAAGATAAATGTTGATGCAGCGGTGACGGAGCGATGGGGCCTCGGTTCGGTCGCTGCCAATTGCAGGGATAGACATGGAGCACTTCTATGGGCTTCAGCTATTGTTTTTCGGGGTATCTCAGACCCGACTACTTTGGAGACCTTGCCGTTAGAGAGTCTATGGCCCTTGgagaggacttggacttacaacaTATACATGTCGCGTCTGACTGTAAGGTGGTTGTTGAAGATATCAAAAGGAAGAGTGGGGCAGACTACGAGGCCATCATCCATGAGattattctttttttcttttagtttttctAAGTGTAATTTTATCCATGAGTTTAGGAGCTCGAAACATGATTTGCGTCTGGGGTGGGACCGTCATGTTTGATTAAGCCATCCTGATGATCTACCATTCGTCCATGTAAACATTGTGACGGTTTAATAAAGTTTCGTGGATTGTCTTAAcaaaaaaagaatttttttttactACAAATCATAGTCTATCAAATACAAGAGATATGTCCAGATACTCTAACAAAACAAACTATGTACGAAACTTGATTTTTGACATATATTCACTAGCAAGAAAATATGTGCAGATAGGAGCAACTCCAACCGACCGACTCAAACAGACGACacttttgtttgttttttgtccgtttggatcAATCAGGCGGACACTAACATCCGCTTTCGTGTTTGGATCGACGCATGCGTCCAACACTGACCGACCCATTTTGAAGTCGCGTAAAAAAATGAAAACAtttccaaaaataaaaacaaacattAACTAAACATAAAGCCGGCCACGAAGGCCGGGAAAGTCCATGCGGCCCATTACGATTATTATCCGCATGATTACATATGAAATTGTCAAGAAAATTCAAGCTGGATGTCACATACTCTACTTTCAAATGTTGGTGCTCGTACCAGCCACAGCATAGCACTTTCCTAGTTGCGCGACATGCTTTGGCTTTGGTTCCTTTGGTAAGTACCTtcgttttaaaataagtgtcttaggtcctgtttgaaaccacaatagattatgataatctggattttgAAGATAGATTACAtaatctgatttataaaaataatttaggtggacatgtttaaaagccaaattatataaactgtaattcaggttttacattgcataatgacctgtgtgccctcagtttttttttaaaagaggaggctggcgatggtaggaatgtaattatctccaactttacaagggtaatgggtcattaacaatccataatctgattttagctgctgtagagtagattatgagtttttaatattctgtttatctagtttttataatctacatcataatctgttatgtttggagacataatagattataaaaactgaattatataatctTAGTGGTTTTAAATACCGCGTTAAacatagtaaaattttactagagCTGGAGAGAGAGGAAGTACTCCAGTATATATATTTTAGCCGTGGGTGCGCGGCGCCTTCGTAGAAGCTGCCGGCCGTGTGACCACCAACCGTCATCATGCGGCTCCACTACTTGATGTGAGACTTCTTGCGTTGCGTTCGTCGGTCGCCGTCACGGGGTTCCGATATATCATTTGTTGATTCTCGTCGCCCGAGCTCCCAATACTGCACTTCACACGGTGCTTTTCTGTCTCCCCTGCTAATCCATCGAACCAAAGCAATGGCCTCCATCCATCCACAAGGACAAGGTGGCAGCATGGCAGGGCCGTGGCGGCTCGCTGCCGTGCCGGAAGGGAGTACGGACGGCGCCAAAGCTGACCAACCGCCGGTGGGACTCTACCGCAACCGGATCCAAGCCGTCGACGTGTCCGtcgggcggagaagatcgacTATCTTCAGTCATGGCGGATCAAGCTACTCCAGTGTTTCGAATTCCTGCCCATCCAGCAAGTCTGGCTACTCCTCCGGTTCAGCGTCCGCCGCTGGGCTGGAGTGCTTCCGCAACCAAGAAGAGCTCACGAGGATTGCTCGCCAAATGGTCATAGACGGGTACACCCAGCGCATGGCCCAAGCATTCGACGACGCATCTCCTGCACCAGCATTCAAATTCGGTGGTAGCCCGGACCACGCTCTGACAAGTTGGTTCTCGGAGCTCGACGTCGACTGGGTTCTCCAAATCCACGACGAGAATAGCTTACGGCGGCTGCTCCGAGACAAGCCGGCGACGACGCGAGACTTGGTCGACAAGTGGATCCGGGCTCTTGCCGTAATTGTCGCCAGTATCACTGATTTGCTGTTCGACGTCGAGACGCCGGCGGCGGTCGTGCCGTTTGGCAAAGCGAGCATCGCCCAGATGCTCGATGTCGTGGATGTCATCATCACCGTTCTCGAAGCGGAGAAGCTACAGCTCGTGCTTGACATTTTTACCTGCGTCTCTGATGCGTTGCACGTGTTTACATCGCTCGTCTTGTCTCCAGAAATAAATAGCATTTTCAGCGGGATACGCAGCCTCTTAGAGAGACAAGAAAACAGGCTAAGCAAGAACATAGCAAGCACGATGCAGGAGCTGAGGACACTCATGGATGAAGATGACTCGTGGGCTCTCGAGATCTcgcgaggaggaggggaggttCACAAGAACACTCGATTCATCATGGACTGCATAGTATCGATGATGAATGCACAGACTTCATCGCAAAACTCTCTACCGAGCCGCAGCTCTGAAAACCTTAGTATCGAGATCGATATCACAACTGAATATCTGAAGGGTCTGCTCTTCAGAAAATCGGAGTCATGCTCGGATCAAAGCCTCAGGTATCTGTTCCTGCTCAACAATTCCTATTTCGTAGCTCATGTGGTGTCTGAGTCATCAGGATGTTTCATTCCGTCTGAATATAACAAGTACATGGACAGTTATCTCGATGTTTCTTGGGGACGTGTGCTCTCCTGCATACCAAAATCGAGATTTCCTGGGCCCATCCATTGTTGGATCAACACCTCATCACTGGCCAAATTCGAGTCGGCATTTCACAAAATGTACCAGGCTCAGAAGTTGTGGAAAGTTCCGGACCCTCAGCTCAGAGATGCGCTGCGGAGAGCTATCATCGAAAGAGTCATTTCAGGTTACCGAGACTATCTGGAGGAGCATCCGGAGCTAGAGAAACATGTTGGCCGCGAAAGCAGCAGTCCTGAAGTTTTGCAGGCGATGCTGCGAGAGCTATTTGAAGGATGAAAGTTGCTTGAGATGTCAAACAGAGTCACCTGACAAATCAGAGGCCAGAGTAATGTTTCCCTCTTGTATTTGGATTCTATTTTCCCCATTCCTTCTGAGGTGAAGCTGTATTCTAAATTCTGTTGGCAGCTTAATAAGCGTCAGATACTGTATCAACTCGGCACCAGCTGCGGCTGTCTTAAATTtgatttcctaattccatgtcaaATACTTCCACGTCTGCTTCTGCATCAGTTCCATACCCATGTTTAATTTTGATTATGCAATATGCCATATTTGCATTAATTTCTGACTAGTTCAATACAAGTTTAACTTGCATATACAATGAGCATGGAAACGTAGAAGTAGCCCCGTACAAGGGAAAATTTGGTCGCAAAAACATTTATATTTGCCTCGTATCTGTACTATCTATTATATATTATCTATTATCTATTACCACTAAAAACACGAGAAGGCAGCCCCAATTTACAATCTAGACCGTCTAATCAAATGATCAACGGTTTAGAAAAGTTGTTAACAAAACAAAGCTCACTTACGAAACGCTAATCTACATCCCATCGCTTCTTCTCATCCGCACGTCGTTGCCCGGCCAACCGCTCGCGCAcctgcctccctctccttcacgaCCTCGGTGCTCCTGCACCCGCCGCTCATCCCCGCCTCCAACCCCTCCGCCCCTGAAGCCGGCTAGCCGCTCGACCGGATCCGCACCTCCGCCCCGACGCCGGCCAGCCGCTCGGTTGAAGGCGGCTACCCCGCACGCTCGTGTGCCATGCGCTGCTGGAGGAAGGGGCCGCATCCTGTGCGGCCGGCTCACCCGTCGGCCGCGCTCCGCCGTCCTCCTCGATTTCCCCGGCACTCCTCCTCTTTCGTCTCTTGTCGGCCAACAACTATCGTCGCGCCCATCCCCCTCCTCCCATCAGTCACGCGTGCGCCTTCCCCTCACCTTCCTCATCTCAGTCTCTCGCAAGCCACCGCCATCGGCCTACTCTGTGTCTCGGGACGTAAGATACTGTATTCTAAATTCTGTTGGCAGCTTAATAAGCGTCAGATACTGTATCAACTCGGCACCAGCTGCGGCTGTCTTAAATTtgatttcctaattccatgtcaaATACTTCCACGTCTGCTTTTGCATCAgctccatacccatgtttagttgtaatCATGCAACATCGTAAAAGTAGCCCCGTACTTGAGGAAATTTGGTCACAAAAAACAGTTATATTTTGCCTCCTATCTGTACTATTTATGTGTCCAATCCATTTGCGTTTCTTATACATCTGAAAGAGTACTAATGCTTATCTTACTAaattgttaggttgatctctttcgTATGGGCCCAACAACCCACCGGGCCCTTGATCTATGTgtcctgatcgggggcgcccaacccgttatggttggtgggcccctgtgacctaCGCTATAAATAAAGTGGTGGGGGTCGGGGCGCATGACACGAGGTTCACCGCGTCACCAGACTCTCCACCGAAAtccccttccgatctagggtttagcgcagtgctcacgggaagcaccacctTCGTCTACACCCTTCTCTCGCGTCACCGACGACTCCACCGCATCGATGGCCAGCGCTGGGAGTTCATCAGGCTCGGGATTAGGTGAGTACAAGGGTTACACCGGATTTATCTATGCCTAGTCGATCTACGGCTTCAACAACTATTGCAC
This window encodes:
- the LOC123428891 gene encoding exocyst complex component EXO70B1-like — translated: MASIHPQGQGGSMAGPWRLAAVPEGSTDGAKADQPPVGLYRNRIQAVDVSVGRRRSTIFSHGGSSYSSVSNSCPSSKSGYSSGSASAAGLECFRNQEELTRIARQMVIDGYTQRMAQAFDDASPAPAFKFGGSPDHALTSWFSELDVDWVLQIHDENSLRRLLRDKPATTRDLVDKWIRALAVIVASITDLLFDVETPAAVVPFGKASIAQMLDVVDVIITVLEAEKLQLVLDIFTCVSDALHVFTSLVLSPEINSIFSGIRSLLERQENRLSKNIASTMQELRTLMDEDDSWALEISRGGGEVHKNTRFIMDCIVSMMNAQTSSQNSLPSRSSENLSIEIDITTEYLKGLLFRKSESCSDQSLRYLFLLNNSYFVAHVVSESSGCFIPSEYNKYMDSYLDVSWGRVLSCIPKSRFPGPIHCWINTSSLAKFESAFHKMYQAQKLWKVPDPQLRDALRRAIIERVISGYRDYLEEHPELEKHVGRESSSPEVLQAMLRELFEG